The region ACGTCGACGGCGGCCGCGAGCGCCGCGAGATCGGGCGGAGGCGGGGCGTCGCTCGCGACGGCGTCGGAGCCGACGACGCTGCGACGCCCGGTCGCGGTCTGGACGGTGGCGGCGGAGACGGGTGGGTCGGTCCGTGCGTCAGGGGTGGTGTCGAGGACCGTGACGCCGTGCCGCTCGAGGTCCGCGCGCACGAGCTGCGCGGCCGCGGAGGCGCCGAGCGCGGTCAGCAGGGTGGCCCGGCCGCCGAGCGCGGCGAAGGTGACGGCGGCGTTCGCGGCCGGGCCGCCCGCGGAGAGGTGCGTGGCGGTGGCGGTGACCTTCTCGTCGGGGCCGGGCGCGCGGTCGACGTGGTGGGCGACGTCCAGCGTGGCCAGACCGACGAACAGCCCGCGGGGCGGGCGGGGCGGGGTGGGCATGCCCCCATCCTGCCCGCCCGCCCTCGCCCACGCCCTCGCTGACGACGGCACACCCCTCGCTGACAGCGGCTGGGTCTCGCTCACAGCGGCTGAGTGCGGCCCGAGCGAGCGGCCACGAGCGTCGCCGCTGCTCAGAAGGGGCTGCTCACGGACCGCCCCGCCACCAGCCGCTGTGGGCGAGGGGCCAGCCGCTCTGAGCGAGGGCTGCTGCCCGGGAGGAGTGGCCACCTCCGGGTCGAGCGTTGACGCACCGCGCGGGTTGTCCACAGCCGTCCCCACTCGCCGACGCTGCACGCCACCATCGACCGGTGGACACCCTCACCCGTATCCGCCGCCTCGGTGGCGCAGCACGCTTCAGTGAGATCGGCACGTCCCGCTACCAGCTGCAGCGGCTGGTAGCCACGGGCGCCCTGGTCCTGGTCGAGCGGGGGTGCTACGCCCTGCCCGACGCACCTGCCGCCGTCCGTCTCGCCGCGCAGCAGAACGGCGCGGTCTCGTGCGTGTCCGCCCTGCGCCACTACGGCGTCGACATCGCGGGCGACTCCTCGCTGGTCCACGTCTCGGTGCCTCGCGGCCGCGGAACCGCGCGCCGCCGCCCCACGGGTGTCCGGCGGCACCACGAGGACGTCGCGACCGGTTCGACGGCGCGGATCGTCCCGTTCGCCGTCGCCGCGGTCCGCGCCGCGCTGTGCCTGCCCTACGACGATGCGGTGGCTGCGCTCGACCGGGTGGCGCACGGTCGTCCGGCGTCGTTCCTCCGTCAGGTGATCGAGGACGTCGCGGCCGTGAGCGGGACGCGCGCCCAGGCCCTCGAGCTCGACGTGGACGGACGGTCACGCTCGCGCATCGAGACGCTGGCCCGGCTCGCGCTCCGCCGTGCCGGGCTCGCGGTCGTCCCCGGGGCGGTCGTGCCGGGGGTCGGGGAGGTGGACCTGCTGGTGGAGGGATGGATCATCGTCGAGCTGGACGGGTACGCCTTCCACAGTGACCGGCGGGCCTTTCGCCGCGATCGCGCGCGCGACCGGAACGCCGCCCGGCTGGGGTTCCTCGTGCTGCGGTTCGCGTTCGAGGACAGCGATCCCGCGGCGGTCGTCGCGGCGGTCTCAGAGATCGTCCGGGCGCACGGGGACGGCGGCGCGCGCGAGCCCGGCGGCACCGTCCCGCCGAACATCCGTGCCGCGGTCGTGGAGCTGCGGGCCGACGCCGTCGGCGCTGGGACCCGTGTCCAGGGATGGCGTCACCTGCGGGGCCGCGACCTCCAGGCCGTCAGGACCTCGGTCGCGGCCCTCGCTGAGAGCGGCTGAGTCTCGCTCACAGCGGCTGATGGTGCTGCAACTGGGTGCGGCGCGGCGTCAGCCCAGGTCAGACGGGGTACGACGACAAACCTCTCGCCACCAGCCGCTGTGAGCGAGACTCAGCCGCTCACAGCGAGGATCCGACGGCGGATGGGCGCGGGGCGGTCGTCGCGGGGCGAGGGCTGTGCCGTCGTGGGCGAGGGACCGGCGCACGCATCCGCACCGCCTCAGCCCCCCGCGCGCCCCCGCCCGCGACCGGCCCCCGCACCCCCGCCGGGGCTGTGCGAGCTCCGCACCTCCTCGACCTCCTCGGGCGTCAGCTCCATCAGGTCCACGCCCACCTTCAGCGAGGACCCCTTGCCCGGGGTGTACACGATCCCGCGCAGCGGCGAGACGTCGCGGTAGTCGCGGCCCCAGCCGAGCACCACGTAGCGGTTGTCGATGAACTGGTCGTTGGTCGGGTCCACGTGCAGCCAGCCACCGCCCGGCACCCACACCGAGGCCCACGCGTGCGACGCGTCCACCCCCGCAGCTTCGGCCGCCCGGGCGGCGGGTTCGTCTCGATGTAGCCCGACACGTACCGCGCCGCGAGCCCCATCGAGCGCACGCAC is a window of Litorihabitans aurantiacus DNA encoding:
- a CDS encoding DUF559 domain-containing protein, which translates into the protein MDTLTRIRRLGGAARFSEIGTSRYQLQRLVATGALVLVERGCYALPDAPAAVRLAAQQNGAVSCVSALRHYGVDIAGDSSLVHVSVPRGRGTARRRPTGVRRHHEDVATGSTARIVPFAVAAVRAALCLPYDDAVAALDRVAHGRPASFLRQVIEDVAAVSGTRAQALELDVDGRSRSRIETLARLALRRAGLAVVPGAVVPGVGEVDLLVEGWIIVELDGYAFHSDRRAFRRDRARDRNAARLGFLVLRFAFEDSDPAAVVAAVSEIVRAHGDGGAREPGGTVPPNIRAAVVELRADAVGAGTRVQGWRHLRGRDLQAVRTSVAALAESG